The Verrucomicrobium spinosum DSM 4136 = JCM 18804 DNA segment TGCTCGTGACCTCCATCCTCATGCTGGATGATCCCCTTCCAGATCGCTGGCAGGTTCTGGCCGCGCTTTTGAATCTGGTGCTGCTCGCGGCATTCTTTGCCATCCCGACACTGGCCATCGCCCGCCGCAAGTTCCGCCTCTCCCGCATGCTCAAGACCGTGGTTGTAGTGGCCGCCGCCGCCACGCTTTTGAGCTTCATCGTGCACTATGGCATCCGGCAGGCCGTTTTCCCGGTCGAGCGGTTCAAGAACGTGCTGGTGTACTCGGACGGGTTAAACCCCGTGCTCACAGGGCTTTCCTGCGGCTTCGCCGGTGTGTTGTCATTGGGCTTGGCCCGGCGTGCAGAAACAAAAAGGGGCTTCTGGGTCTGGTGGGCCACCTCGCTCATTCTTATGGCCGGGGTCTTCTATTCTGCCAGCCGCAGCGCCATGATCGCAACCGTGGGGGGAACGCTGGTCATGGTCCTTACTGGCCCAAAATACAAACGCTGGCTTCTGGCTGCGCCCCTCATCTTGGTGGCGATGTTCTACGGCACGGGTCTGATTGGGGCAAGCACGGGCCCCCTCGGCCCAGTGGTGGACCTCGTCAAACGGGGTGACTCTGGCCGCATGGCCATCTACAGCGCCATCAGCAAGCGCATGGTGGAGCCGGCCCATGTGTTTCTTGGACATGGTCTCTGGGCTGCCGAATCTCTCCCCCCAGAAGAGGCCGGTTCGCTGGCCTTCCACGCGCACAGCATGTATGCCTCCACGTTTTACCACAGCGGTCTTCTGGGGGCTGTCTGGCTCTTTGCGGTGCTGGGACTGGGGCTGGAACGGGCGTGGTCCGTCTGGTGGCGCTCTGGCGATGCCGTCTGGCTGGCTTTGCTGGCATTCGGCATGGTGGGGCTCATCTGTGATGGCACCATGCCGTTTCGGGTCATGACCATCACTCGCATTGAACCCGTATTGATCCTTTTCCCCCTCGCTGTCTCCAGCGCCATGGCCACCACCCTGGAGCGGAACCGACGGCGGGAAGAGTACCGGCAGACTCCGCCAGTGGCCGTGTCATCGCTGGTGGATGAAGCTGTGCCCATTCCGGTGCGTATCCAGGTGGATCGGAAGGGCTGAGCCTTTCGCCCACTTCGCTCACGTCACACCTGTCGAGACCGCCCAGACCCGGCACTCATTCATCATCCGCCAAGCGGTCTCGACAGACTGGAAAAAGGCATCTAAAATGGGAGGCCGCTCATGCCTCCCCCAACCTCCTTGTCCCCCGAGGTCATCGCGAGCCTGCCACCGCCGGTATGGCTCGTGTCCACGGATGCTCCCACTGCGATCAGGGACACTCTCTTGAGCTTGCAGCATCATTTCTGCGTCCAGGACCTCCCCGTTTTGATCCAGCAAGTGCTTAACCGGGAAGCACGATCCTCCACTGCCACGGAAGCGGGGGTGGCATTCCCTCACGCTCGCACCACCACGGTCACGGCCCCTGTGCTCGCAGCCGGTCTGTCGCTACAGGGCATTCCCTTCGGGAACGGCATGTTGGTGCACCTCATTTTGGCCGTGGCTATCCCGCCAGATCATACCAAGGAGTATCTGGACTTGATCGCCCATCTGGTCAGGCAGGTCCGGCTGCATACGATGGAGGAATTGCTCCGTATCCGTACCGCATCCGAATTCCGGCAGGTGCTGGCGCTGTAACGGTGGTCGGCCGCAAGCCCCGCCCCATCAATGAACCCGTGTCGATGTCAGCAAAGCATCCTTCAGCCGTGAGCCGGGCAGAGCGGTCGCTGCTCCGACTCCGCTGGTTCTTGGGAAGATCACAGCACGTCCTCAGACAGGCCCCTCCCTTGATTGCAGCGGTCCTCGTTGGCATTTTGGCGGCCGTTATTTCAATAGGGTTCCGCCATGCGATAACCTGGCTGAATCATCTGACCACCGGGCATGGAGGGTCGATCATGGAAGCGATGTCGGCACTGCCGTCGTGGCAGCGCCTGCTGCTGCTGACCATGGGGGGACTGATGGCCGGCTTCGTCCTTCAGTGGGGCACTCGGTGGAAACGCCAGGAATCTACCACAGACTACATGGAGGCGATCGCGTTGGGCGACGGGAACATCCCCATCCGCGCCAGTTTGATGAAATCACTTTCCGCACTGGTTTCAATCGCGTCCGGTGCCTCCATAGGCCGGGAAGGGCCTCTGGTCCAGCTGGCTGCCATGGCGGCGTCCACTCTGGGCCGCCTTTGGAAGTCTGGCATGGCACAACGCCGGCTTCTGGTGGCATGCGGAGCAGCCGCGGGCATCGCTTCCGCTTACAATGCCCCTCTGACAGGCGCAATGTTCGTCGCAGAGGTGGTGCTGGGGACCCTGGCATTTGAAACGCTGGGCCCGCTGCTGTTCTCCTCCGTGGTGGCCACCGCGACCGTGCGGCACGTCTTTGGCGAGGCAGCCCTTTACCAGGTGGAGGTGCTCAATGCTGGTGGAGCCACAGCCCTTCCGGCGCACCTTGGGGTGGGGATCGCAGCAGGGGCAGTCGGACCGTTGTTTCTCGTTGTCCTGCGCTGGGGCACCCGCTTGTTTGTGATCGCAGAGTGGCCCGTTCCTCTGCGTCTTGCCGTCGGAGGATTCATGGTGGGCCTTCTGGCAGCCTGGCATCCCCAAGTGTGCGGGAATGGGTCTCATCTACTCAATGACATGCTGCACGCCCCACCAGAGCTGGGGTTGCTGGTCGTTTACGCGCTGCTCAAACTCACGGCAACAGTCACTACATTCTCCTCAGGGGCCGTGGGAGGCGTGTTTACCCCCACCTTGTTTCTTGGTGCGGCGCTGGGCCAGATTTGTCACGTCGCTATCCATGCCGCTTTTCCTGGGCTGGCCGTTCCTGCCGGTGCCTTGGCCATCGTGGGCATGGGAGCGTTTCTCGCTGCCACCACACATGCACCTGTGACCGCCATATTGATGGTGTTTGAGATGACCTTGGACTATCCCTTGGTGCTCCCTCTCATGCTCGCCTGCGTTGTGGCTCACGGCATCAGTTGCAGTTTGAATCCGGTTTCCATTTATAGTGATTCTCTGGCTCGGAAGGCCGCACAGTCGTCCCTCCCGCCATGGCACCGGATCAACATCGGGCAACTGGTGAGGACCCACCAGATGGAGGTCATGGAAAGCACCCCTTTCGCCCAGGTCGTCCGATGCTTTTCCCGGTCCAGCATCACGGAATTGCCAGTCCTGAATCTGTCCCGTCAGATACGGGGCATCATCCGGCTGCACGATCTCAAGAATCACCTGAACAGCCCGGAACTGGAATCTTTGATTCTGGCAGAGGATATCTGTACTCCGCCTGCACGGGTACTCGACGCTCACGACTCCCTCACCGTTGCACTGGAGGCATTCGCCCGGCACGATGGCGAATGCCTGCCGGTCGAAGGTGATGGGCCTGCAGGCAGGGAATATCTCGGACTGCTGACAAAGACCGATGTGCTCCTGGCCCTGGCCGAGCGAACCTCCGGCGCTGAGCATGCGCGACAGCTAAGCTGAGACCGAGATGAAATGACGAGGGGAGGAAACGGCCGCTGCCATCTCCTCCCCTGGTGCGCGATCGACTGATCGACCTGATTTACTTCACCGGAGGCGCCGCCGGCATGGTGGCCATTGGCAGATGAGGCACGGGATTGGCCTGAAGATAGCCTTCTACATCACCCGTTACCACCACCTGGCCCCACATGATCATGGCATGGCCAGGGAAGGTGCAAACGAACTCATAGTTGCCCTCCTTGTCAGGAGCCTTGAGTTGTAGCTTCTCCTTCTGGCCAGGTTCCAGCATGTGAGTGGCGTCCAGGATTTTGAAGTTCTTGGGCAGATAAGCGCGTCCCTTCTTGTCTTTGTCGTTCGGGGACATCGTCATGGCAGCCATGCCGATGTTCAGATGCTGATCCGGCTCCACCACCACCAGGTTGTGGGGCATCACGTCCGTGTTCTCAAAGAGAATCTCGAACGGCTTGCCCTTCTCCACGACGATGCGCTGGGTGTCGAAGCGCAGCTGCTCATGCACCGTCTTGATGACGAAGACACTCACACCGAGACTGCGCAATTCTTTGCGCAAGCCGCTGTTCCCTGCGAGCGAAGCAAGCTCCATGCCGAGCTGGTTCAGCTCCACAAAGTCCTGATCTGCGCGCCGTTTGGCATCCACCGATTTTGCATAGTTCAGCACCCCTTGGGCGAGATCCCCGGCGGAAGCCTTGTCCCAACTGGTCCGGGGCAGTTGCATCATCGCCCCCGCCACGGCCGCCCGCTCACGACCTTCCTTCAACTCGTTCGCCAGCACCTTGAAGCTCGCCTCAGCATTCTGAGCCCCCGTCAATGGGAGGGCCAGGATGGCGGCTTTACGCACCGGGCCTTTAGTTTTGACATCGGCCAGCAAGGCCGTGAGTTGAGGATAGAAGGCGGCACGCACTGCCGGATCCGTCACCAGAGCAAGCCCTGAGACCACCGCGAGGCGTGACTTCCCGTCAGCCGAGGCTGCCCAGACATCATCTGCTTTGCGATCCTTCATGATCAGAGTCGCCCACGCTGCACGACTCACGGCAGGCATGCGTGCGTTTTTAGCAAGCTCCGTGACCTGCGGGATCACCTTTTCCAACCGGGCCGCCGGGGTGGCCACCAGCATCTTGCCGAGTTCAGTCGCGACTGCCGCGTCTGCACCATCCTTGCCATCCAGCGTCTTGATCGCTGTGACGAGTTCCGCCACCGGATCCGAATTGCGAAGGCGGGCCAGCTCTTTCAGGAACCGGTCACGCTTGGCAAGGTCGTAACTCTTGCGCTGAAGCTTCGCCACCAACACCGCTTCCACCTCCGGCTGAGCTTCGAGTTCCTTGTCATCCATGCGCGTGATGAGGGCCGCAAGCACCGCAGGCTCTGCTGGCAACACCTTCTCCTTGGAGAGCGACTGTAGCTGACGGAGGGTCTCCTTCACACAGTAGTCGAGGTAGTAGTCAGTATCATGCTTGAGGACGTCATAGGCAACTTCAAGCGCCTTGGGAACATCTGGACCATTGAAGAAGCTGGCAGCGCGCACCGCTTCCAGCCGCACACGGGGGCTGGGATCGTTGGCGGCAGCCTTCAGTAGTGCCAGAGCGTTCGGAATGCGATCACGCTGGTAGCACACCACACGCACAGCCTGGGCTCGCGCACGGGGTTCTGGTGACTTCAAAACGGTGGCGATCAATTCTGGGTTCACCACATTGTGCCACTGGTGCACCCACAGACCTTCGAGAATGTGGTGGGCATCCTCCACTTTGTTTGGGTCGAACTGCTTCACCCACTTCTGGGTCGCAGCGATGACCTCTGCCGTGGCGTGTTTGTGCAGCTCGATCTTGGTGCGGGTCCGCACGTCGTTCTCCGGCTCTTTGAGGAGGTCGAGCAGCTTCTCCACCGGCTCGCCATCGATCTTCTTGGGCTCCAGCAGCGGACGGCCTTCGTAAGTCACCCGGTAAATGCGGCCATGGATGTTGTCGCGGTTGGGGTCACGCAGGTGGTGCTGCATGTGACCGATGATCGAGTTGCTCCAATCACTGAAGAACAGGGAGCCATCGGGTGCCACAGCCGCCGCACTCGGGCGGAACTTCTCATTGTCCTTCGGAGAGGTCTCCACCAGCGTGGTGAGCTTCTCGCCGTTCCAGTCATACTCGATGTTCTCGCCCTTCAACCCGGAGCCTTCCTCAGTCACCTTCACACGGAAGATGCCCTGAATGCTGATAACATTGAGGTTCAGGAAATTATCCTTGAACCCCTCTGGGAAATGGCGGCTGCTCAGGATGGTCGTGCCAGCGCAGGGGCGGGACGGGCGGTTCCAGAACTGCTGGTAGTTGGAGTGTTTGCCTTCGCTCAGGAATCCGCTGAAACCAGGGCCGTAGTAGTTGGCATTCCCGGTGGCATCCGTGATGATGTCGTTGCCCCAGTAGTCGAACACGCGACCATGTGGGTTGGCGAAGCCGTAGGCGGCGTAGCGCTCGAACTTCCCAGTCTGGGGTTCGTAACGATAGATGGCCCCATCTGAGTTGCGCACCGGACCGGCTGCGGTCTCCAGTTGGGTGCGGTGGAACACCCCATCTGAACAATACACAGCACCGCCGGGCTCATAGCACATGGAGTTGGTTTCGTGGTGCGAGTCGGAGGCGCAGAGGCCAGTGAGCACACGCTCCGTCTTGTCGCCGCGGCCGTCACCGTCCGTGTCACGGACGAAGAGCAGATCCGGAGACTTCATCACCAGCACGCCGTCCTTGTAAAACTGGAACCCCGTGGGGCAATTCAGATTGTCCAGGAAGGGGGTGCACTTGTCCGCCTTGCCATCATGGTTGGTGTCTTCAAAGACAAGCAGGCTGTCTCCCTTTGGGCTGGTGGGCGTCCGCTCAGGGTAATTCGGCCAGACGGCCACCCAGAGGCGGCCCTTGGTGTCGAAGGCCATCTGCACGGGCTTGACCAGCTCCGGGAACATTTTTTCATCCGCAAAGAGCTGAACCTTGATGCCCGGAGGCATCTTCATCTTGCTGATTGATTCCTCACCGCTCAGGAAGGTGTGCTTGCCGTCCGGCAGATCACCGGGCTTGTTGGTCGTCACTGGCGTCACAGACGGCAGGTTGGAGTCGTCCACCTTTGCGTCCTGGCCCTTGGCGAGCGCCCAGATGACCTTGTCCCGGTTCGCGGTCATCACGTCACGCACACTCATCTCCTCCTGCATCACCTTGTAGTTGGAGACGTAAGGGGCAGGAGCGTTGCGATCACTGATGAACCCTCCTTTGCCCGGCTGGTAGGCGAGGGCAGAACGGCCACCATACACATTGTAGCCGTCCACCGTGCGGTAGCGATTGTGCCAGGCTTCGTTGCGGTCCACCACGGCTGCACGCAGCTTTTCCAATCCATCCAGAGCTGGTGCTTTTTCTCCAAAGAGCGCCTCAAAGAACGCAGGAGCGAGCGCCCTGTAACCCTCGTCCTTCAGGTGGATGCCGTTGAACGTGAGCGGGCTCTTGGACTCCGCATAAAGCTTCTGGGAGATCTTGTAGAGATCCACGAACTGGACGCCTTCCGCAGCCGCCACTTCAGACATGGCTGCCGTGTAGTTCTGGATGTTCGTGTTGTTCTCACCCGGATCGGGCACGTTGGGATCAGCCTGCTTCTCCGCAGCGATGGGAGATACCAGCACAATCCGAGGCGATCCCTTGCCACTGTAGTTCTGAGCCTTGGCATCCTTGAGGAACTTTTCCAGGTTCTTCTTGAATGCGTCGATGCCTTCATACCCTTTAAACGACTCGTTGAAGCCGTAGAAAGCCAGGATCACATCCGTACCCGTCTTGCCCAGCCACTCATCCCGTGTGCCAAAGTTGTCCACGCGGTGCCAGGTGTTCACCTCATCACCGCCGAACGAGAGGTTGCGCATCACAAGATTGTCCTCTTTGAACCGGCTGTAAATCAGTGTCTCCAGCCAGCCAAAGTGCTGCATGCGATCTGCGAGCGTATTGCCTAGGATGCTGATGTGATCGCCGGGCTTGAGTTCCAGCCGGGCGGGTGCCTGGGCATGCAGCCCTCCGGCCATCGCCAGGGTGAGCAGTGTGGTGAACAACGTGGGTTTCATGAACTTGAGTAAGGAAGACTCCGGCACTTGCCGGACACATTTTACGGATTTCGCAGCACTATTAGTTCAGTAGATTCCAAAGAGACAACATAGCCGCCCGGCCCCATCCTAAACGAGGCTGCTCGGGAATGGAGCGGACGACGGTTCTGGGACTGGAATTTCCTGCGCACATGGAGGGAATGGCTCTGAAGGAGAACACGCCCCCGGCTCTTTTCCCAACCCGGTTCGCGGGCATGAAAAAGGGCGACGAGAGCTTTAATGGCACCCGTCGCCCGGATTGGGACAAGAATCTTGCCGTCGGGGGCTACCCCCCAAAGAGACGGCGGTCAGGCAGGATCAGTTTGCCGCGGCTTCAAGAACCTCACTTTCGTAGGGCTCGTCTAGGTTCACGTCTTCCACCGCATGACTGGGGTCCACATTGCCACTGCGGAACTGCAGGTGATAGAGGCGCTGGTAGAGCTCGCAGCGCTGGAGCAGGTCGTGATGCGGCCCAACATCCAACACGTAACCTTTGTCCATGACCACGATCTTGTCGGCCTCCAGCACGGTGGAGAGACGGTGGGCGATGGCGATAACGGTCTTCCCCTTGGCCAGGGTCTCAATGGCCTCCTGGATGATCTTCTCGCTCTCGGTATCCAGCGCCGCCGTGGCCTCATCCAAAAGGAGAATCGGGGCATTGCGCAGGATGGCGCGAGCGATGGAGATGCGCTGTTTCTGACCACCGGAAAGCTTGTTCCCGCTGTCACCCACGATCGTGTGGTAGCCATGCTCCTGATCCT contains these protein-coding regions:
- a CDS encoding O-antigen ligase family protein — translated: MMSFPPPLWTPLRLWLRQHRSFFLWLALVGFMAGFFVFRYGELQIAWFAALGVLPLLVSYRKRVGHILVSQPLPAVVLGGAAVMLVTSILMLDDPLPDRWQVLAALLNLVLLAAFFAIPTLAIARRKFRLSRMLKTVVVVAAAATLLSFIVHYGIRQAVFPVERFKNVLVYSDGLNPVLTGLSCGFAGVLSLGLARRAETKRGFWVWWATSLILMAGVFYSASRSAMIATVGGTLVMVLTGPKYKRWLLAAPLILVAMFYGTGLIGASTGPLGPVVDLVKRGDSGRMAIYSAISKRMVEPAHVFLGHGLWAAESLPPEEAGSLAFHAHSMYASTFYHSGLLGAVWLFAVLGLGLERAWSVWWRSGDAVWLALLAFGMVGLICDGTMPFRVMTITRIEPVLILFPLAVSSAMATTLERNRRREEYRQTPPVAVSSLVDEAVPIPVRIQVDRKG
- a CDS encoding PTS sugar transporter subunit IIA; translation: MPPPTSLSPEVIASLPPPVWLVSTDAPTAIRDTLLSLQHHFCVQDLPVLIQQVLNREARSSTATEAGVAFPHARTTTVTAPVLAAGLSLQGIPFGNGMLVHLILAVAIPPDHTKEYLDLIAHLVRQVRLHTMEELLRIRTASEFRQVLAL
- a CDS encoding ClcB-like voltage-gated chloride channel protein — encoded protein: MSAKHPSAVSRAERSLLRLRWFLGRSQHVLRQAPPLIAAVLVGILAAVISIGFRHAITWLNHLTTGHGGSIMEAMSALPSWQRLLLLTMGGLMAGFVLQWGTRWKRQESTTDYMEAIALGDGNIPIRASLMKSLSALVSIASGASIGREGPLVQLAAMAASTLGRLWKSGMAQRRLLVACGAAAGIASAYNAPLTGAMFVAEVVLGTLAFETLGPLLFSSVVATATVRHVFGEAALYQVEVLNAGGATALPAHLGVGIAAGAVGPLFLVVLRWGTRLFVIAEWPVPLRLAVGGFMVGLLAAWHPQVCGNGSHLLNDMLHAPPELGLLVVYALLKLTATVTTFSSGAVGGVFTPTLFLGAALGQICHVAIHAAFPGLAVPAGALAIVGMGAFLAATTHAPVTAILMVFEMTLDYPLVLPLMLACVVAHGISCSLNPVSIYSDSLARKAAQSSLPPWHRINIGQLVRTHQMEVMESTPFAQVVRCFSRSSITELPVLNLSRQIRGIIRLHDLKNHLNSPELESLILAEDICTPPARVLDAHDSLTVALEAFARHDGECLPVEGDGPAGREYLGLLTKTDVLLALAERTSGAEHARQLS
- a CDS encoding PVC-type heme-binding CxxCH protein; translation: MKPTLFTTLLTLAMAGGLHAQAPARLELKPGDHISILGNTLADRMQHFGWLETLIYSRFKEDNLVMRNLSFGGDEVNTWHRVDNFGTRDEWLGKTGTDVILAFYGFNESFKGYEGIDAFKKNLEKFLKDAKAQNYSGKGSPRIVLVSPIAAEKQADPNVPDPGENNTNIQNYTAAMSEVAAAEGVQFVDLYKISQKLYAESKSPLTFNGIHLKDEGYRALAPAFFEALFGEKAPALDGLEKLRAAVVDRNEAWHNRYRTVDGYNVYGGRSALAYQPGKGGFISDRNAPAPYVSNYKVMQEEMSVRDVMTANRDKVIWALAKGQDAKVDDSNLPSVTPVTTNKPGDLPDGKHTFLSGEESISKMKMPPGIKVQLFADEKMFPELVKPVQMAFDTKGRLWVAVWPNYPERTPTSPKGDSLLVFEDTNHDGKADKCTPFLDNLNCPTGFQFYKDGVLVMKSPDLLFVRDTDGDGRGDKTERVLTGLCASDSHHETNSMCYEPGGAVYCSDGVFHRTQLETAAGPVRNSDGAIYRYEPQTGKFERYAAYGFANPHGRVFDYWGNDIITDATGNANYYGPGFSGFLSEGKHSNYQQFWNRPSRPCAGTTILSSRHFPEGFKDNFLNLNVISIQGIFRVKVTEEGSGLKGENIEYDWNGEKLTTLVETSPKDNEKFRPSAAAVAPDGSLFFSDWSNSIIGHMQHHLRDPNRDNIHGRIYRVTYEGRPLLEPKKIDGEPVEKLLDLLKEPENDVRTRTKIELHKHATAEVIAATQKWVKQFDPNKVEDAHHILEGLWVHQWHNVVNPELIATVLKSPEPRARAQAVRVVCYQRDRIPNALALLKAAANDPSPRVRLEAVRAASFFNGPDVPKALEVAYDVLKHDTDYYLDYCVKETLRQLQSLSKEKVLPAEPAVLAALITRMDDKELEAQPEVEAVLVAKLQRKSYDLAKRDRFLKELARLRNSDPVAELVTAIKTLDGKDGADAAVATELGKMLVATPAARLEKVIPQVTELAKNARMPAVSRAAWATLIMKDRKADDVWAASADGKSRLAVVSGLALVTDPAVRAAFYPQLTALLADVKTKGPVRKAAILALPLTGAQNAEASFKVLANELKEGRERAAVAGAMMQLPRTSWDKASAGDLAQGVLNYAKSVDAKRRADQDFVELNQLGMELASLAGNSGLRKELRSLGVSVFVIKTVHEQLRFDTQRIVVEKGKPFEILFENTDVMPHNLVVVEPDQHLNIGMAAMTMSPNDKDKKGRAYLPKNFKILDATHMLEPGQKEKLQLKAPDKEGNYEFVCTFPGHAMIMWGQVVVTGDVEGYLQANPVPHLPMATMPAAPPVK